One window from the genome of Natrialba magadii ATCC 43099 encodes:
- a CDS encoding DUF7563 family protein, which yields MVCMTVAPWPSVDHSTCEHCGAHVTDRFRRVFGDDRDRAHRCGECDSYARLSRGSAAGVDVPVPDPETSAGRHGGESDA from the coding sequence GTGGTCTGCATGACGGTCGCACCGTGGCCGTCAGTCGACCATTCGACTTGCGAACACTGCGGTGCCCACGTCACCGATCGGTTCCGGCGCGTCTTCGGTGACGATCGGGACCGAGCCCACCGCTGCGGCGAGTGTGATTCGTACGCTCGACTGAGCCGCGGCTCCGCTGCTGGCGTCGATGTGCCGGTACCAGATCCGGAAACGTCCGCCGGCCGCCACGGAGGTGAGTCCGATGCCTGA